A region from the Candidatus Krumholzibacteriota bacterium genome encodes:
- the ggt gene encoding gamma-glutamyltransferase — protein MIDPKRILRILTILAVLTVFLAAGGGGALADRNAKAVYSDGDMVSTSSGEATRVGVEVLKAGGNAIDAAVAVSFALAVTHPSAGNIGGGGFLLFRDDSGENHFIDFREKAPAGATEDFFLDIEGNPIEGMSRSGHNSVGVPGTVAGIYLAWERFGSMPWKALIDPAVRLAEEGFTVDGDLAASLLCLKEYRKDFPLLDGLIMHEGRYVRENDTLSQPQLARTLGLIARDGPDAFYRGKIAAMIVREMEAGGGSITAQDLREYKAVMREPVVGSYRGHIIISAPPPSSGGIVLIEILNILEGFDLGSMEYLSDRSVHLIVEAEKFAYRDRACYLGDPDFVEIPIARLLSKGYARSMRDKITASSTDSRSIGQSRCPPGKESEETTHYSIIDRSGNAVAVTTTLNSPYGSKVVVKGAGFLLNNEMDDFSIKPGAPNIYGLTGGKANAIAPGKRMLSSMTPTIVLRDDRPFLILGSPGGSTIITTVAQLITDIIDFCLSPEEAIASGRYHHQWIPDIVYCEKGVFSSDVAGRLMKRGHKLKERSSIGDAQLIMIQDGRVCGVSDPRHAGTSAGSKSERTRE, from the coding sequence ATGATTGACCCGAAACGGATATTAAGAATACTGACGATCTTAGCGGTCCTGACTGTGTTTCTGGCTGCCGGGGGGGGCGGGGCGCTGGCCGACCGAAACGCGAAGGCTGTATATTCTGATGGAGATATGGTCTCGACTTCTTCTGGGGAAGCGACCAGGGTAGGCGTTGAAGTGCTTAAGGCGGGCGGAAATGCTATCGATGCCGCGGTGGCGGTATCTTTCGCCCTTGCCGTAACGCATCCATCAGCAGGGAATATTGGGGGCGGAGGTTTTCTTCTCTTCAGGGACGATTCAGGGGAGAATCATTTCATAGATTTCAGGGAAAAAGCTCCCGCCGGAGCAACGGAAGATTTCTTTCTGGACATTGAAGGGAACCCGATAGAAGGCATGAGTAGATCGGGACACAACTCGGTAGGAGTCCCCGGTACTGTCGCAGGGATCTATCTTGCCTGGGAGAGATTCGGCAGCATGCCATGGAAAGCACTTATCGACCCGGCGGTGCGGCTAGCTGAAGAAGGGTTCACTGTTGACGGGGATCTCGCCGCCTCGCTGCTTTGTCTCAAGGAATATCGGAAGGATTTTCCTCTCCTCGACGGCCTTATTATGCATGAAGGAAGATATGTCAGAGAGAATGACACGCTGTCGCAGCCTCAACTTGCCAGGACTCTGGGACTGATAGCAAGAGATGGTCCTGATGCTTTCTACAGGGGCAAGATCGCGGCGATGATCGTTCGAGAGATGGAAGCTGGAGGTGGATCGATCACCGCTCAGGACCTTCGGGAGTACAAAGCGGTGATGAGGGAGCCTGTTGTCGGTTCTTACAGGGGACATATCATCATCTCAGCTCCTCCGCCAAGTTCGGGGGGGATCGTCCTGATAGAGATATTGAATATTCTCGAAGGATTCGATCTTGGCTCTATGGAATATCTGTCCGATCGGTCTGTCCACCTGATCGTGGAAGCGGAGAAATTCGCATATCGTGACAGGGCATGTTACCTCGGTGATCCTGATTTCGTTGAAATCCCGATCGCCAGACTTCTTTCCAAAGGGTATGCCCGATCGATGAGGGATAAGATCACGGCGAGTTCGACCGACTCGAGGAGTATCGGTCAATCTCGATGTCCACCAGGAAAGGAAAGTGAAGAGACGACTCATTATTCAATAATCGACAGAAGCGGGAATGCCGTTGCCGTCACGACTACTCTTAATAGTCCGTATGGATCGAAGGTAGTGGTAAAAGGTGCTGGATTTCTGCTGAACAATGAAATGGATGATTTCTCGATCAAGCCGGGAGCGCCTAATATATATGGTTTGACGGGTGGAAAGGCGAATGCCATCGCTCCAGGAAAAAGAATGCTCAGTTCGATGACTCCGACGATCGTTCTTAGGGACGATAGACCTTTTCTTATACTCGGATCTCCGGGCGGTTCGACGATAATCACAACGGTAGCGCAACTGATAACTGACATCATAGATTTCTGCCTGAGTCCGGAAGAAGCAATAGCTTCAGGAAGATATCACCATCAGTGGATACCGGATATCGTATATTGCGAGAAAGGCGTCTTCTCTTCAGATGTTGCCGGAAGGCTCATGAAGCGTGGGCACAAGCTGAAGGAGAGATCGTCGATCGGCGACGCTCAGTTGATAATGATCCAGGACGGCAGAGTATGCGGAGTCTCTGATCCGAGGCACGCCGGGACTTCTGCCGGATCGAAAAGTGAAAGAACCAGGGAATGA